One genomic window of Hymenobacter sp. J193 includes the following:
- a CDS encoding xanthine dehydrogenase molybdopterin binding subunit has translation MNHLDPARHVRGESQYLDDIPVQHGTLYAAVVESPVAHGKLLSIDATAALQLPGVVRVLTAEDIPGENQIGGIVPDEPLLAEGHVHFRGQPVALVLADSEHAAHAALRHVRVEVSPLPIIVDPREAAAQGELIVPPRTFRIGAVEEAWAGCAHVFEGVAESGGQEHLYIETQGAYAFPTEMGGVRIVSSTQGPTAVQRHTARVLGVGMHQVEVDVTRLGGGFGGKEDQATTWGALAALGAFVVRRPVKLVLDRMADMRMTGKRHPYSSDFKIGLDADLKIVAYEVTFYQNAGAAADLSPAVLERTLFHATNAYFIPNVTATAYSCRTNLPPNTAFRGFGGPQGMFVIESAIACAAEKLGVTPADIQQRNLLREGDLFPYRQPTEGCHAEQAWNTAAELYDLPVRRREVAEFNAAHKLQKKGLALMPICFGISFTKTAMNQARALVHIYTDGSVGVSTGAVEMGQGVNIKIAQVAAQTLGISMSRVKVESTNTTRVANTSPSAASATADLNGKATQLACLALRERLLRLAATELKMNYEGLQIENEQVLAAGKPADTTWEKLVSAAYWQRISLSENAHYATPDLHFDAETNQGYPFAYHVYGTALTTVRVDCLRGTYEVEAVQIAHDFGQSMNPAVDRGQIEGGAVQGIGWMTLEELVFNDEGRLLSNSLNSYKIPDLYSAPKVLDVHFLDTPGHSRAVLRSKAVGEPPLMYGIGTYFALRDAIRAFNPTADISFSAPMTPEKVLVNLHPDFKFTPAPTPAWNSPAPLNSVTTSEDS, from the coding sequence ATGAACCACCTCGATCCGGCCCGCCACGTGCGCGGCGAGTCTCAGTACCTCGATGATATTCCGGTGCAGCACGGCACCCTGTACGCGGCTGTGGTGGAGTCGCCGGTGGCGCACGGCAAGCTGCTGAGCATCGATGCCACGGCGGCCCTGCAGCTACCGGGCGTGGTGCGCGTCCTCACGGCCGAGGACATTCCCGGTGAAAACCAGATTGGCGGCATCGTGCCCGACGAGCCCCTGCTGGCCGAGGGCCATGTCCATTTCCGCGGGCAGCCGGTGGCCCTGGTGCTGGCCGACTCGGAGCACGCGGCCCACGCGGCCCTGCGCCACGTGCGGGTAGAAGTCAGCCCGCTGCCCATCATCGTGGATCCACGGGAAGCCGCCGCCCAGGGCGAGCTGATTGTGCCGCCCCGCACCTTCCGCATCGGGGCGGTGGAGGAAGCCTGGGCGGGGTGCGCGCACGTGTTTGAGGGCGTGGCCGAATCGGGCGGGCAGGAGCATCTGTACATCGAAACCCAGGGCGCCTATGCCTTCCCCACCGAAATGGGCGGGGTGCGCATCGTTTCCTCCACCCAGGGGCCTACGGCCGTGCAGCGCCACACGGCGCGGGTGCTGGGCGTGGGCATGCACCAGGTGGAAGTGGACGTGACGCGCCTTGGCGGTGGTTTTGGCGGCAAGGAAGACCAGGCCACCACCTGGGGCGCCCTGGCCGCGCTGGGCGCTTTCGTGGTGCGCCGCCCGGTGAAGCTGGTGCTCGACCGCATGGCCGATATGCGCATGACCGGCAAGCGCCACCCCTACTCCTCCGACTTCAAAATCGGGCTGGATGCGGACCTCAAGATTGTGGCCTACGAGGTGACGTTCTACCAGAATGCCGGGGCCGCCGCCGACCTCTCGCCGGCCGTGCTGGAGCGGACGCTGTTTCACGCCACCAATGCCTACTTCATCCCCAACGTGACGGCCACGGCCTACAGCTGCCGCACCAACCTGCCGCCCAACACGGCTTTTCGGGGCTTTGGCGGCCCACAGGGCATGTTCGTGATAGAGTCGGCTATAGCCTGCGCGGCCGAAAAGCTGGGCGTGACGCCGGCCGACATTCAGCAGCGCAACCTGTTGCGCGAGGGCGACCTGTTTCCCTACCGCCAGCCCACCGAAGGCTGCCACGCCGAGCAGGCCTGGAACACCGCGGCGGAGCTGTACGACCTGCCCGTCCGGCGTCGGGAAGTGGCTGAATTCAATGCCGCGCACAAGCTGCAGAAGAAAGGGCTGGCCCTGATGCCTATCTGCTTCGGCATTTCCTTTACCAAAACCGCCATGAACCAGGCCCGGGCTTTGGTGCACATCTACACCGATGGCTCGGTGGGCGTGAGCACCGGCGCGGTGGAAATGGGCCAGGGCGTCAACATCAAGATTGCCCAGGTGGCCGCCCAAACCCTGGGCATTTCGATGAGCCGGGTGAAGGTGGAAAGCACCAACACCACCCGCGTGGCCAACACTTCCCCCAGTGCCGCCTCGGCCACCGCCGACCTCAACGGCAAAGCCACTCAGCTGGCCTGTCTGGCTTTGCGGGAGCGGCTGCTACGCCTCGCGGCCACCGAGCTGAAGATGAACTACGAGGGCCTGCAAATTGAAAACGAGCAGGTGCTGGCCGCCGGCAAACCCGCCGATACGACCTGGGAAAAGCTGGTGTCGGCGGCGTACTGGCAGCGCATCAGCCTCAGCGAAAACGCCCACTACGCCACGCCTGACCTGCATTTCGACGCTGAAACCAACCAGGGCTACCCCTTCGCCTACCACGTATACGGCACGGCCCTCACCACTGTGCGCGTGGACTGCCTGCGCGGCACCTACGAGGTAGAAGCCGTGCAGATTGCCCACGACTTCGGGCAGAGCATGAACCCGGCCGTGGACCGCGGCCAGATTGAAGGCGGCGCGGTGCAGGGCATTGGCTGGATGACCCTGGAGGAGCTGGTATTCAACGACGAGGGCCGCCTGCTCAGTAACTCGCTAAACTCCTACAAAATCCCCGACCTGTACTCGGCGCCCAAGGTGCTCGACGTGCATTTCCTAGATACGCCCGGCCACTCGCGGGCGGTGCTGCGCTCCAAGGCCGTGGGCGAGCCGCCGCTCATGTACGGCATCGGCACCTACTTTGCCCTGCGCGACGCCATTCGGGCCTTCAACCCCACGGCGGATATATCTTTTTCGGCCCCTATGACGCCCGAGAAGGTTCTCGTAAATTTGCACCCCGATTTCAAATTTACGCCCGCCCCCACCCCCGCTTGGAACTCACCCGCCCCACTCAACTCCGTAACCACCTCCGAGGATTCCTGA
- a CDS encoding FAD binding domain-containing protein — MLVQRPEQVRAVPVELVYDQHSLRGIRREGDTIILGAATTAQQLLESEVMLAVLPELPRFLKLVSSTPIRQMGTVAGNFINASPIGDLTILFLALGAEVELESAVGQRRTLPLAELYLDYKKLAKTADEQVTEIRFPAPQPNDLFNFEKVSKRTHLDIASVNSAAWLRIDSGVIQAARLAAGGVGPIPLLLRRTSAWLVGQPVAAETVQHALTLAQQEISPISDVRGTEHYKRLLLHQLLTAHFGEMVK; from the coding sequence TTGCTGGTACAGCGCCCCGAGCAGGTACGCGCCGTACCGGTAGAACTGGTCTACGACCAACATAGCCTGCGCGGCATCCGGCGGGAAGGCGACACGATCATCCTGGGAGCAGCCACTACGGCGCAGCAGCTTCTGGAATCGGAGGTGATGCTGGCGGTGCTGCCCGAGCTGCCCCGGTTTCTGAAGCTGGTGAGCAGCACGCCCATCCGGCAGATGGGCACCGTGGCCGGCAACTTCATCAACGCCTCTCCCATTGGCGACCTGACCATTTTGTTTCTGGCCCTGGGCGCGGAAGTCGAGCTGGAAAGTGCCGTCGGTCAGCGCCGCACGCTGCCGCTTGCGGAGCTGTACCTGGATTATAAGAAGCTGGCAAAAACCGCCGATGAGCAGGTAACGGAAATCCGCTTTCCGGCTCCGCAACCAAACGACCTTTTCAACTTCGAGAAAGTATCCAAGCGCACCCACCTGGATATTGCCAGCGTGAACTCGGCTGCGTGGCTGCGCATCGACTCTGGCGTAATTCAGGCAGCCCGCCTTGCGGCCGGGGGCGTGGGGCCGATTCCCCTGCTGCTGCGCCGCACCTCGGCGTGGCTGGTGGGCCAGCCGGTTGCCGCCGAAACGGTGCAGCACGCCCTCACCCTGGCCCAGCAGGAAATCAGCCCGATTTCGGATGTGCGCGGCACCGAGCACTACAAGCGGCTTTTGCTGCACCAGCTGCTCACGGCTCACTTTGGTGAGATGGTGAAATAG
- a CDS encoding DUF4136 domain-containing protein gives MKPATVTLLALALGLSGCFAAREARIESDYSYSGNFRRYRTYDFVTGNDLATDTSALGEVLRDAIRTRLRSQGYKPAKNRPDLLVSFRIYDGDLRFRGFAQEELTAWLASGQAETDETPKDSRKGYQPQRLLLREGTLLVTLIDYRTNRAVWNGYASGVSVPQGVRGEVVVRRNVRSIFDQYRVFTEGYLDANR, from the coding sequence ATGAAACCCGCAACCGTTACCCTGCTGGCCCTTGCTCTTGGTTTAAGCGGCTGCTTTGCCGCCCGCGAAGCCCGAATTGAGTCCGACTACAGCTACAGCGGCAACTTTCGCCGTTACCGCACCTACGACTTCGTGACGGGCAATGATCTGGCTACTGATACCAGCGCCCTGGGCGAAGTGCTGCGCGACGCCATTCGCACCCGGCTTCGCTCCCAGGGCTACAAGCCGGCCAAGAACCGCCCGGACCTGCTCGTGAGCTTTCGGATCTACGATGGCGACCTGCGCTTTCGGGGGTTTGCGCAGGAAGAGCTGACGGCGTGGCTGGCCTCGGGGCAGGCCGAAACCGATGAAACGCCCAAGGACTCGCGCAAAGGCTACCAGCCGCAACGGCTGCTGCTGCGGGAGGGCACTCTGCTGGTCACGCTCATTGACTATCGCACCAACCGGGCCGTGTGGAATGGCTATGCCTCAGGCGTATCGGTGCCGCAGGGCGTGCGGGGCGAGGTCGTGGTGCGCCGCAACGTCCGGTCCATCTTCGACCAGTACCGCGTCTTCACCGAAGGCTACCTCGACGCCAATAGATAA
- a CDS encoding ABC transporter ATP-binding protein, with the protein MSWFSDFLNTISAKKPRPDGKPALSVRERVSALRNLPAFLRLIWDTSPGLTLANAALRLLRAALPVAMLYVAQLILDSVVQLSRLPAPERTLTPVLSLLALEFGLAILSDALGRGVALLDSLLGDLFANRSSVRLMEHAAELDLDQFEDSTFYDKLERARRQTLSRTVLMAQVLSQAQDLITMLFLAVGLAAFNPWLLLLLLVAVVPAFLGESHFNERSYSLVHGWTPERRELDYLRQTGASDETAKEVKIFGLSGFLIDRFRTLSDEFYRQNKSLVIRRAGWGTFFAAVGAAGYYAAYLYIVKEAVYGRVSIGQLTFLAGSFARMRGLLEGILSRFSTVAEGALYLQDFFDFFHLQPRIRRDDSRPVLPFPRPIQQGFTFDNVGFKYRNAEKWAVRNLSFTLQAGEKLALVGENGAGKTTLVKLLSRLYDPTEGRILLDGHDLRDYDPAELRQEIGVIFQDFVRFQLSAGQNLAVGRIEQKDNQPRIEQAAAQSLADSVVRKLPEGYNQIIGRRFAKGVDLSGGEWQKIALGRAYMRDAQLLILDEPTAALDARAEYEVFQRFKDLTQGKTAVLISHRFSTVRMADRILVIENGQFVEIGSHEELLARGGRYAELFQLQAAGYR; encoded by the coding sequence ATGTCCTGGTTTTCTGACTTCCTCAACACGATTTCCGCCAAAAAGCCCCGGCCCGATGGCAAGCCCGCGCTTTCGGTGCGGGAGCGGGTGTCGGCCCTGCGTAACCTGCCGGCTTTTCTGCGCCTGATCTGGGACACCAGCCCCGGCCTCACGCTGGCCAATGCCGCCCTGCGCCTGCTGCGGGCCGCCCTGCCGGTGGCCATGCTCTATGTGGCCCAGCTGATTCTGGATTCAGTGGTGCAGCTCAGTCGCCTGCCCGCCCCCGAGCGCACGCTCACGCCCGTGCTCAGCCTGCTGGCGCTGGAGTTCGGGCTGGCTATTCTGTCCGATGCCCTGGGCCGGGGCGTGGCTTTGCTGGATTCCCTGCTGGGCGACCTGTTCGCCAACCGCTCCTCGGTGCGGCTGATGGAGCACGCCGCCGAGCTGGACCTCGACCAGTTCGAGGACAGCACCTTCTACGACAAGCTGGAGAGGGCCCGCCGCCAGACCCTCTCACGCACGGTGCTCATGGCCCAGGTACTCTCCCAGGCCCAGGACCTCATCACCATGCTGTTTCTGGCCGTGGGGCTGGCGGCCTTCAACCCCTGGCTGCTGCTGCTGCTGCTGGTAGCCGTGGTGCCGGCCTTCCTGGGCGAGTCCCACTTCAATGAGCGCAGCTACTCCCTGGTGCACGGCTGGACGCCCGAGCGCCGCGAGCTGGACTACCTGCGCCAGACCGGCGCCTCCGACGAAACGGCCAAGGAAGTGAAGATCTTCGGGCTGTCGGGCTTTCTGATTGACCGGTTCCGCACCCTGTCCGACGAGTTCTACCGGCAAAACAAAAGCCTCGTGATTCGGCGGGCCGGGTGGGGCACGTTCTTCGCGGCGGTGGGCGCGGCGGGCTACTACGCGGCCTACCTATATATCGTCAAGGAGGCCGTGTACGGGCGCGTCAGCATCGGGCAGCTCACGTTTCTGGCCGGCTCGTTTGCCCGGATGCGCGGTTTGCTCGAAGGAATCCTGAGCCGGTTCAGCACGGTGGCCGAGGGCGCGCTGTACCTGCAGGACTTCTTCGACTTCTTCCACCTGCAGCCCCGCATCCGCCGCGACGACTCGCGGCCCGTGCTTCCCTTCCCCCGGCCCATCCAGCAGGGCTTCACCTTCGACAACGTAGGCTTCAAGTACCGCAACGCCGAGAAGTGGGCCGTGCGTAACCTGTCCTTTACCCTGCAGGCCGGCGAAAAGCTGGCGCTGGTGGGCGAAAACGGGGCTGGCAAAACCACCCTGGTCAAGCTCCTGTCCCGCCTCTACGACCCCACCGAGGGCCGCATCCTGCTCGATGGCCACGATTTGCGTGACTACGACCCGGCCGAGCTGCGCCAGGAAATCGGGGTGATTTTCCAGGATTTCGTGCGCTTCCAGCTGTCGGCGGGCCAGAACCTGGCCGTGGGCCGCATCGAGCAGAAAGACAACCAGCCCCGCATCGAGCAGGCCGCCGCCCAAAGCCTGGCCGACTCGGTGGTGCGCAAGCTGCCCGAGGGCTACAACCAGATCATCGGCCGCCGCTTTGCCAAGGGCGTGGATTTGAGTGGGGGCGAGTGGCAGAAAATAGCCCTCGGCCGCGCCTACATGCGCGACGCCCAGCTCCTGATCCTCGACGAGCCCACCGCCGCCCTCGACGCCCGCGCCGAGTACGAGGTGTTCCAACGCTTCAAGGACCTGACCCAGGGCAAAACCGCCGTGCTCATCAGCCACCGCTTCAGCACCGTGCGCATGGCCGACCGCATCCTGGTCATCGAAAACGGGCAGTTCGTGGAAATCGGCTCCCACGAAGAGCTGCTGGCCCGCGGCGGCCGCTACGCCGAGCTGTTTCAGCTCCAAGCGGCAGGGTATCGGTAG
- a CDS encoding MFS transporter has product MPTPASAPKVYTAGFWLMCLSSFFFFMSFNMLLPELPDYLTRMGGGDYKGYIIALFTVTAGLSRPFSGKLADTVGRIPVMVFGSLVCFVCGFFYPWATTVTGFLLLRLVHGFSTGFKPTGTAAFIADIIPLSRRGEAMGLLGVAGSLGMAAGPALGPYITATFSLDTLFYCSSGMALLSLAVQGTMTETLPVAQRQPFSWSLLRLEWHEVLEPRVFKPALITMLCLFPFGAILTVVPDQSVALGLKGADKGLFYTCYTLTSLLVRLVAGRASDTYGRVPVLRISTAVLLLALVVLAFMGQSVVLFLLGAVLFGLGAGLNSPTLYAWTVDLSHPERRGRAVATMYIALEIGIGLGALLAGWLFDNTTARLPYVHMLSAALLLLALVYLLVAVRNRPATA; this is encoded by the coding sequence ATGCCCACTCCTGCTTCTGCTCCCAAGGTCTACACGGCCGGCTTCTGGCTGATGTGCCTGTCGTCGTTTTTCTTTTTCATGAGCTTTAACATGCTCCTGCCCGAGCTGCCGGACTACCTCACGCGCATGGGCGGTGGCGACTATAAGGGCTACATCATTGCCCTGTTCACGGTCACGGCGGGCCTTTCGCGGCCGTTCAGCGGTAAGCTGGCCGATACCGTGGGGCGGATTCCGGTGATGGTGTTTGGCTCTTTGGTGTGCTTTGTGTGCGGCTTTTTCTACCCTTGGGCTACTACCGTAACCGGGTTTCTGCTGCTGCGGCTGGTGCACGGGTTCAGCACGGGCTTCAAGCCCACCGGTACGGCCGCCTTCATTGCCGATATCATTCCGCTTTCCCGGCGCGGCGAGGCCATGGGGCTGCTGGGCGTGGCGGGCTCGTTGGGTATGGCGGCCGGCCCGGCCCTGGGCCCCTATATCACGGCCACGTTTTCGCTCGACACCCTGTTTTACTGCTCCTCGGGCATGGCCCTGCTGAGCCTGGCCGTGCAGGGCACCATGACGGAAACCCTGCCCGTAGCCCAGCGGCAGCCCTTCAGCTGGAGTTTGCTGCGCCTGGAGTGGCACGAGGTGCTGGAGCCCCGCGTGTTCAAGCCCGCCCTGATTACCATGCTGTGTTTGTTTCCCTTCGGTGCCATTCTCACGGTAGTGCCCGACCAAAGCGTGGCCCTGGGCCTGAAAGGCGCCGATAAAGGCCTGTTCTATACCTGCTACACGCTTACCTCCCTGCTGGTGCGCCTGGTAGCAGGCCGGGCCTCCGATACTTACGGGCGGGTGCCCGTGCTGCGCATATCCACGGCGGTGCTGCTGCTGGCTTTGGTGGTGCTGGCGTTTATGGGCCAGTCGGTGGTGCTGTTCCTGCTCGGGGCGGTGCTGTTCGGACTGGGCGCGGGCCTCAACTCCCCTACCCTGTATGCCTGGACGGTGGATTTGAGCCACCCCGAGCGGCGCGGCCGGGCCGTAGCCACCATGTACATTGCCCTCGAAATAGGTATTGGCTTGGGCGCGCTGCTGGCCGGCTGGCTCTTCGACAATACCACCGCCCGCCTGCCCTACGTGCACATGCTCAGCGCGGCCCTGCTGCTGCTGGCGTTGGTGTACCTGCTGGTGGCCGTGCGCAACCGCCCGGCCACAGCGTAA
- a CDS encoding XdhC family protein gives MQLNLPDYGPGAQAPVPRETAVWEYAAEALRQQEPVALLCVLHSQGSSPGRQGFKMSVTRTGMAGSIGGGMMEHKLVELARAHFLQTDAAPEIRRQVHRRDEPTDRSGMICSGEQTVLLLPLQAAHAPVLAEILLRLRTARRGQLHLTPAGLRLTDTPAPAAFSLGYDWHYAEPLGFRQHVTIVGGGHVSLALARILATLDFGITVLEERAELNTFVGNHYAHQRRAVRYEALAPEIPEGPEQFVVLMTFGYRTDYVALKQLLHHQLGYLGVLGSQAKIADMWATLHTEGVAEATLARIHAPVGVSIHSRTPEEIAISIAAELIGVRNGAR, from the coding sequence ATGCAGCTTAACCTCCCCGACTACGGCCCTGGTGCCCAGGCTCCGGTGCCGCGTGAGACGGCCGTGTGGGAGTACGCCGCCGAAGCCTTGCGCCAGCAGGAGCCGGTGGCGCTGCTGTGCGTGCTGCACAGCCAGGGCAGCAGCCCCGGCCGGCAGGGTTTCAAGATGAGCGTAACGCGCACGGGCATGGCCGGCTCCATCGGGGGCGGGATGATGGAGCATAAGCTGGTGGAGTTAGCCCGTGCCCACTTTCTGCAGACCGACGCCGCGCCCGAAATCCGCCGCCAGGTGCACCGCCGCGACGAGCCCACGGACCGCTCGGGCATGATCTGCAGCGGCGAGCAAACCGTGCTGCTACTGCCCCTGCAGGCTGCTCACGCGCCCGTGTTGGCCGAAATCCTGCTGCGCCTGCGCACGGCCCGGCGCGGACAGCTGCACCTTACCCCGGCCGGCCTCCGCCTCACTGATACCCCAGCTCCCGCAGCCTTCAGCCTTGGCTATGACTGGCACTACGCCGAGCCGCTGGGTTTCCGGCAGCACGTGACTATCGTGGGCGGCGGGCACGTGAGCCTGGCCCTGGCCCGCATTCTGGCTACGCTGGACTTTGGTATCACGGTACTGGAAGAGCGGGCCGAGCTGAACACGTTTGTGGGCAACCACTACGCCCACCAGCGCCGCGCCGTGCGCTACGAGGCCCTGGCCCCGGAAATACCGGAGGGCCCGGAGCAGTTCGTGGTGCTGATGACCTTCGGCTACCGCACCGATTATGTGGCCCTAAAGCAGCTACTGCACCACCAGCTGGGCTACCTGGGCGTGCTGGGCAGCCAGGCCAAGATTGCCGATATGTGGGCCACGCTCCACACCGAAGGCGTTGCCGAAGCCACACTGGCGCGCATTCACGCGCCCGTCGGGGTATCCATCCACAGCCGCACGCCCGAGGAAATTGCCATCAGCATTGCGGCCGAGCTGATTGGGGTACGGAATGGAGCGAGGTGA
- a CDS encoding 2Fe-2S iron-sulfur cluster-binding protein codes for MLPFYLNNQLIRTDQPAGSALLDFVRYHQHLTGTKIGCREGDCGACTVLVGELAPDGTTVQYQSMTSCLTPLGNAQGKHVVTVEGINAARGKLTPVQQAIVQEGGSQCGFCTVGFVMSLTGHALSPKPSTPETAMASIDGNICRCTGYKSLERATQHLQQQLEQRPASSPLSWLAEEGFVPRYFADMPAKLTALRSAATGEQRLPVPSSPAQVSMRKPRPVLRFWAAAPTCWYSAPSRYAPYR; via the coding sequence ATGCTACCGTTTTACCTCAACAACCAGCTCATCCGTACCGACCAGCCAGCCGGCAGCGCCCTGCTCGACTTCGTGCGCTACCACCAGCACCTGACGGGCACCAAAATCGGTTGCCGTGAGGGCGACTGTGGCGCCTGCACCGTGCTGGTAGGCGAGCTGGCCCCGGATGGCACCACGGTGCAGTATCAGTCGATGACGTCCTGCCTCACGCCCCTGGGCAACGCGCAGGGCAAACATGTGGTCACGGTGGAAGGTATTAACGCGGCGCGGGGGAAGCTCACGCCGGTGCAGCAGGCCATTGTGCAGGAAGGCGGCTCTCAGTGTGGTTTCTGCACGGTAGGCTTCGTGATGTCGCTCACCGGCCACGCGCTTAGTCCCAAGCCCAGCACCCCGGAAACCGCTATGGCCTCCATCGACGGCAACATCTGCCGCTGCACGGGCTACAAAAGCCTGGAGCGGGCCACCCAGCACTTGCAGCAGCAGTTAGAGCAGCGCCCAGCTTCTTCCCCGCTCTCCTGGCTGGCCGAGGAAGGTTTTGTGCCGCGCTATTTTGCTGATATGCCCGCCAAGCTCACGGCCCTGCGCAGCGCGGCCACGGGGGAGCAGAGGCTTCCGGTACCCTCCAGCCCGGCCCAGGTATCGATGCGGAAGCCGCGGCCCGTGCTCAGATTCTGGGCGGCGGCACCGACTTGCTGGTACAGCGCCCCGAGCAGGTACGCGCCGTACCGGTAG